A window from Theobroma cacao cultivar B97-61/B2 chromosome 3, Criollo_cocoa_genome_V2, whole genome shotgun sequence encodes these proteins:
- the LOC18604606 gene encoding probable pectate lyase P59 → MKVVKTVLLLGLVLVAVSPIVKANIGEFDEVWQKRAEEAKKAALRAYEPNPEKATDNLNKETGKALKGSNSTRRNLGRYRGPCLATNPIDRCWRCDPHWAENRKKLATCVLGFGRRTTGGKDGRFYVVTDPSDNDMINPKPGTLRHAVIQKEPLWIIFAHDMVIRLNEELIMTSDKTIDGRGANVHFFRGAQITLQYIQNVIIHGIHIRLSVEANGGMIRDSVDHFGFRTKSDGDGISIFGSHNIWIDHVSMSRCSDGLIDVIQISTAITISNCHFTDHNDVMLFGASDSFSDDKIMQVTVAFNHFGQGLVQRMPRCRWGFIHVVNNDYTHWLMYAIGGSNQPTILSQGNRFIAPPNIACKEVTKREYAPESEWKSWNWRSENDLMMNGAFFVQSGSPISRGNRQDVIKAKPGTFVTRLTRFSGALHCFKNKPC, encoded by the exons ATGAAAGTTGTCAAGACTGTATTGCTATTGGGGCTTGTTCTTGTTGCAGTTAGTCCAATTGTGAAGGCTAACATTGGTGAATTTGATGAGGTGTGGCAAAAGCGAGCTGAAGAAGCAAAGAAGGCTGCCCTGAGAGCCTATGAGCCCAATCCTGAGAAAGCAACCGATAATCTTAACAAGGAAACTGGCAA GGCCTTGAAAGGTTCCAACAGCACAAGGAGAAACCTAGGCAGATACCGTGGTCCGTGCCTAGCCACAAACCCTATTGACAGATGCTGGAGATGTGATCCCCACTGGGCTGAAAATCGCAAGAAGCTAGCTACCTGTGTCCTGGGATTCGGCCGCAGGACCACTGGGGGCAAGGACGGTAGATTCTACGTAGTCACGGATCCATCAGATAATGATATGATAAACCCTAAACCCGGAACCCTACGTCATGCTGTCATCCAGAAGGAACCTCTTTGGATCATATTTGCCCATGACATGGTGATTAGACTAAATGAAGAGCTGATTATGACTAGTGACAAGACCATTGACGGCCGCGGGGCTAATGTGCATTTCTTCCGTGGTGCTCAAATCACTCTGCAGTACATTCAAAATGTCATCATCCATGGCATACACATTCGTCTGTCGGTGGAAGCCAATGGCGGCATGATAAGAGACTCGGTGGATCATTTTGGTTTTCGCACCAAGAGCGACGGTGATGGGATCTCAATTTTTGGATCCCACAATATTTGGATTGATCACGTCTCTATGTCTAGATGCTCTGATGGATTAATTGATGTTATTCAGATATCCACGGCCATAACCATCTCCAATTGCCACTTCACTGATCATAACGAC GTGATGCTGTTTGGAGCAAGTGATAGCTTCTCAGATGATAAAATCATGCAAGTGACGGTTGCTTTCAACCATTTTGGCCAAGGATTGGTGCAAAGGATGCCAAGGTGCCGATGGGGATTCATCCATGTCGTCAACAACGATTACACCCATTGGCTCATGTATGCCATCGGTGGTAGCAACCAACCTACCATCCTTAGCCAGGGCAACAGATTCATCGCTCCCCCCAACATCGCCTGCAAGGAG GTTACCAAGAGGGAGTATGCGCCAGAGAGTGAATGGAAGTCATGGAACTGGAGATCTGAGAATGATCTTATGATGAATGGGGCATTCTTTGTTCAATCTGGGAGCCCAATCAGCAGGGGCAACAGACAAGATGTGATCAAGGCAAAGCCTGGGACATTTGTAACCAGGCTCACACGCTTTTCAGGCGCTCTCCACTGCTTCAAAAACAAGCCATGTTAA